A window of the Citrus sinensis cultivar Valencia sweet orange chromosome 9, DVS_A1.0, whole genome shotgun sequence genome harbors these coding sequences:
- the LOC102627047 gene encoding anaphase-promoting complex subunit 11, which yields MKVKILQYVIFISPISLLFSFKHCLAFIEGYWWHAVASWTWDAQDETCGICRMAFDGCCPDCKLPGDDCPLIWGACNHAFHLHCILKWVNSQTPQAHCPMCRREWQFKGSD from the exons ATGAAAGTCAAGATCTTGC AGTATGTTATCTTCATCTCTCCTATATCTCTACTATTTTCATTTAAGCATTGTCTTGCATTTATCGAAGGATATTG GTGGCATGCTGTTGCTTCATGGACGTGGGATGCACAAGATGAAACATGTGGAATTTGCCGGATGGCCTTTGATGGCTGTTGTCCTGATTGTAAACTACCCGGTGATGATTGCCCATTAA TTTGGGGTGCCTGCAACCATGCATTCCATCTTCATTGCATCTTGAAGTGGGTGAATTCTCAAACTCCTCAAGCACATTGTCCCATGTGCCGAAGGGAATGGCAATTCAAAGGATCAGATTGA
- the LOC102626769 gene encoding small ubiquitin-related modifier 1 — MYANPRFYFIFQIQSVNKKMEKSPDNIPDQHFINLVVKGQDNDPLYFEFRRDWEIKKLLITYCEKKDAQYGTFPFLINGNRFPHIRTPDQLGLKDGDEIIATFYAGGA, encoded by the exons ATGTACGCCAACCcccgtttttattttatatttcaaattcaatctGTGAACAAGAAAATGGAGAAGAGCCCTGATAATATCCCTGATCAGCATTTCATAAACCTTGTAGTCAAGGGACAG GATAACGATCCGCTATATTTCGAGTTCAGGCGTGATTGGGAAATAAAGAAGCTCTTGATTACTTACTGTGAGAAAAAAGATGCGCAATATGGGACTTTCCCTTTCCTTATCAATGGGAATCGCTTCCCTCATATTCGAACTCCTGACCAA CTTGGATTGAAAGACGGTGATGAGATTATCGCAACGTTCTACGCGGGTGGAGCTTAG
- the LOC112496169 gene encoding small ubiquitin-related modifier 2-like encodes MCVCVCHPKSKKLQAQRKMLKPSSSKNNKKPQHLINLIIKSQDGDKRFFQFNHDVEIKRLLIKYCETKSQPFKSTPFLINGNRFDYSKTADQLGLKDGDEIDAMYHAFGGGHDHRA; translated from the exons atgtgtgtgtgtgtgtgtcacCCTAAAAGTAAAAAGCTCCAAGctcaaagaaaaatgttaaagcCTTCTTCTTCTAAGAATAATAAGAAGCCGCAGCATCTGATTAATCTCATTATCAAAAGCCAG GATGGTGACAAGAGATTCTTCCAGTTCAATCATGACGTCGAAATAAAGCGGCTCTTGATTAAGTACTGCGAAACAAAATCACAGCCCTTTAAGAGCACCCCTTTCTTGATCAATGGGAACCGATTTGATTATTCTAAAACCGCTGACCAa CTTGGATTGAAGGATGGGGATGAGATTGACGCAATGTACCACGCCTTTGGAGGTGGCCATGATCACAGGGCATGA